The genomic segment AGACGTTTCAACCAATGGAGCTCTTCTTTTGTAATCATACAATGAATCATATGAGATCCTTGAAAGGATTTCTAGCAACAACTAAGAGTGGTCAAAGTTTATAAAGTCGATGCATTTACGTCTTTGGCAGCCTATGTATCTTCTATGACTTCCATGCTTAAGAATATTACTGCTAATGGTTTTAATGCTAACATGTCAGTTCAGTAGCCAAGCCAGTTTGAAAATATCTCCTACGTTTTTTATGGAGACGGTTATATGTCAGAAAATTACCCATCAAACCCATAATCCATCTACTACATAGGTAACTAGAATCAGAACAGAAGTGGGCTAAGACCGCAATCAAATTTTTACAACCCCTTATGGAGAAATCATCCTAATTTCTCATGGAGTAATCAAGGGACAAGACTGAGCAATTCCTACATGCCTCCGCGACCAAATAATTCGCCAGGCTTTTCTTAATAAGTTCAGAAACCTTCACCAACCAAATCTTCCAACAGTttggaaaatttattaaaagCATACATGGCAAAAAATGATGCAACTCTAAAGAATTTGAAGAACTAAATAGGGCAGCTAGCCAATAAGCTAAGAAGTAGACCCCAAGGTGCTTTGCCAAGTGACATTGAAAATTCAAGGAGTACAAGAAAAGAACAGTCTAAAGTTGTCACCTTGAGGAGTGGAAAGGCGTTGGAACCCAATGTTGTTGAAGTTGAAAATGAGACTGAGATTGTTCAAAATCGGGAGGAAGTTCAACCAGATGTTGAAATTCCCACAGTGGAGAAGTGATATGCCACAAATTGATGTGGCAAATTAGGCTTTTCTGACACATTTAAGGAGTTTTTTTTAGAGCAAAATAGagtttttaacataaattttcgTTATTGTTATATTTTCGGGTAATAAGTGCAAACAtcttatttttgtttattatttttaccaaaattgGCTGATAGTGTCATTTGAAGGCCTCACGTGTGTTTGAGTACTGTAGGGACGTGTCAGAGGCCAAAAATAAGCAAGAACAGCACCTAGGGaaagggtatcgcgatatccaaccCTTGGGATCGCAATACCTCCGACACTGTAAAAGATTAAGTATTCCATTCAGTGGTATCGTGATATCCCCtctgggtatcgcgatatccacctCCCAAAGAAGACCCCAAGTTTCAATAGTGCTCGATATATCGCGATATCTTCTTCTGGGTATTGTGATATCACCTTCATCAGGGggacaaacttggacaaaaagggCAGCCTTTGTCTACCCGACCCACCAATCATACAAGGCCTGTGTAGGGGCATTTTTGGCATCGAAAAGTCATCAGAATACActtcaaaacaaccaaaaattgTTGAGGAGGAGAGACacacacattagcttagttttaggtttagttttctctagattttctttagtttttctctaCACTTTTCTAGGGTTCTTTAGGTTTTCTTTACTTATTGTTCTTGTTGTTCctagtgttagttaagttagttaacactatagctaaggtttatttacattttcagtCTTTGTACCTTATTTTTAGGACTCTTTAagttttagtttaatgtatttcagtttattttgCTCTCAGTCTGTTAAagcttgttccttttatgtttcatGCCTTAAATTTCTCTATTAAATGATTTTGGTTTTACgctatttaagttttcttgcataaaaatcttaacttttatatttttctcaagcttTACTTTCATGGCTGCCTTGTTttctatgtttatgtttattttcttcactttgagcatgtgtagctaaacctttaaggacgttggttgatggagatgtgtgTAAACTAACATCCATTGgacaaatgactaaatcgtaacaaattggactaatttgaatagaactAAGAACTTAGGTAGTGACACACCTAAGGAAATATTAAGATAAAGTGAGACTGGAAGATAATCTTGTCGCGTACCCATTCATTAGTCTTGGATTAACTGATGAGATTGGAAGATAAATcgaatctaatttgtttaagttGATAAAATTGAAATCGGAAGATAAAATTGAGTCACTTggtaatttatgcaatttatgtCCCTAGTCCGAGATTTGGTGAACCACATTGAAGTCAACCAACCCccattagttacttgttagatagTCTCGCTAGTTGTACATTTCTTGCACTTTAGTCCTtagagtagaatatttaattttcttggaaACTCATTTTTTTATGAATTGCCATAATATAAAATCGTATTAGTAGCCATTTAGACTTTATCGTGTATGCTAGTTATTACTCAATTGTctcttcctttgggttcgatccttgaaatactctagtgttccattgtaacactataaatattacaactaacctATACGCTTGCAGTAAAATCGAGCTTTAAAAATAGTTTCATAAATTTAGTGTTTTAGTGCGCATGTGCACAGCCAatcaagttgttggcgccgttGCTAGGGAAGACGATGTAAGATTGAGGAATTTTTAGTGTACACTTTTAGGTAGAGATAAGTAGCCAAATTAGAATTTATAAATACGAccttattttttgttgtttttatttttttttccatatttaaCTAATTTCTTTCAATCTCTTGTGTTTGTAAGAGGTGTTGTATGACTTGAACCGATAACAGTGTTTTACCGTTTGAGCTGGAATCAAAACGTATCATCACACACGCAAGAAGAGCGCAACATCCGAGAGACATTACATTTCCACCAAAAGAGCAACCCATTGAAAATCTACAAGGAGAAATTTGACATCCACCACAATTACCCATGAAGCAAAGAACTTTGCATGACTATGAGATGCCCAACTTAGATGCGGTTTGAGGTAGCATTAATCGTCCGATGAATACTTTAGTAGAATGATTTCgtaactaaataagtttataattaatagacaaaaatTGAGAACTTAGTTGTAAattatttaagccctaattatatatatccAATCGGTTTCTCCGCTAGCTCGTGATaacaaaaaatgaattgcatgtaaaaccaaataaatagaaataaatagaaaCATATCGCATTTGCAGCGAATGTGTTTTCTCAGTAAGTAcaaaaatgacttgagaattaatttaaggtttttttgatttattatttaactaattataattaaataattgaagtttgaatatggaattaatttaattagtcattatgagatttgttgaataatgaaattaagtATATTTCCTTATAAAAGTTATTACGATAAGTTGTTATGACTTTAATGCAATTAGAATTgagttaagaaaattatttaattgagaaattaatttagttaatttaattaatttaattaaattattaaatgatatttattttggaaataaaaaataatattgagttggattaaattataaagtgttcgATCAAAAGTTTAGAAatcacatataattggacccaatacatgAGAGGTCCAATCTTACTCCTCATGTAACATGAGCGGCAACTAGGATGTACCCTCTCTCGCACTTAGAGTGAGAATgcgttttttatttaaatagtaTTATTTATCAAAGGCTTATTCAACTATAACTCTTGTACTTTCCTCTATAAATAGGGAGTACCGGTTGACCTAAAAATAGAAGACTTCATAAATTATTCATATATCATTGTCCTGTTAGAAAGTAGtcataatttatttactaataataagttttattttttgagaattttgatttTTACGATAGAGAGAACTTACTTTCCAATTGAAAGCAAGTAAATCGTttcttttatgtgtttttgatTCGTGTTGTTTAAGTCCACACTCGATgcaattcgtggtacgagaataatgAAGAatattgtttggttgaaagccaggaTCGACTAAATCCGTTTCGCACAAAGCATAGATTCTTCGGTTTAAGGTTTActattataaatatcacaaaagggcttgattttagaaaaattttattcttCCGCTCTAATTATAAAAATCGTTTTCTTAGCTGATTTTTCCAACATTCCATACTAGTGTATACCATGCAATCAACGCTTCTACCTTTTTTGTTTGTAAAAAACTTAATCAACTGAATAAGAATTTTATTTAGGGCAGTTCGAAGGAGTATGTGCATCTTAATAATCTTGCAATGTTAGCTAAAATGGGATGAAGAATGTTTATGGCAATGGATGCCTTATGGTCACATGCCTTTTGATTGAAATATCTTTGTAATGTTGGGTTTCGTGAGGTATTTTCTCGACCGAATTGCTCATCGACATGGAGAGGTTTATGTAAGTCGAAGGAGATGATTGTGAGAGGTTGTCGTTGGCAGATTGGCAGTGGTAAGCAGGTTCGGTTTTGGCATGACTGGTGAGTTGGTCGTGCGCCTTTAGAAGTTGAGTTCTCTTTGCAACATGTAGACAACCGTATTGAATTTATGGCTGTTTATTTAACAGGGGATGGGCAATGGAATCTAGCTATGCTTCAGCCTTTCTTGGCACCAATACCTTGATGGAGATCAAAGCTATCCCTTTTACATGCATACAAGGCACCGTGCCGATATTCATGTTGTTGGGGACTTGAGAGTAATGGTATGTTCTCTGTTCGATCAGCTTATGATATGCTTTCAGGCGAGGCCCTGGCAATGGGTCCACGGCAACGTTTTGAATGGATTTAGTAGCTCTAATGCCCGGAGCGTATCTATTTCTTCTTGTGGTTAGTATATCTTAATAAGATTAATACAAATAAGATGTGAGCACAGAAGAATATGACATCGACTGCTACTTGTTTGTGTTGTGGTAATGGTGATGAATTAATCTCACATATTTTTCGGAAGTGTCTTTCTGCATCAAAAATCTGGTTGAAGCCGCGTGCTACTCAGCAGCAGCCTGACTTTTACACTATCAGTTTTGGGTTGGCTAAACGTAATTATGATCGCCGCATGCAAACGCAATCCAAAGTCCCTTGGGCTATTTTGTTTGTCACGATTTTATGGGGATCTTTGGCAGGTTAGGAATAAATAGGTCTTCCAAGGTTCACAGCTCAAGAGATGCTAGTGTTAGAAACGTAAACACCAAATCCAAATATAATGTGTATGGTTGAAAATACGATTTAAaatcaaattcataaaatttgAAACACGAATCAACCCAAAAATAATAGAGAATCAATTCGTTCTCAATGGTTCAATATGACAAGACTCGGATGCCACTTATAAGAACCGTAAAATTCTTATACAAAACTTAATAAATCAGGATCTGTCATGTAAAATCATCAAGAACAAGATTAAATGTGGCAATGTACCTGAATCCATCGATTTCTTGAAATCTTCGAATATTATGgttttaatatttcaaattagcACATAGATAATTCAGAGAAGGTGAATCTTTTTTTCCTAAAGATGAAATATTAGAAaagttatatatatgtaatttgagGACGATAAcccttatatatataatttttgcataaaccctaatttctaatcagcccatcttcaattaaaaattatctaCACATATTTGGCGTATAccttatttaataactaaagtctaataaaccttaaccaaattagatcacttttaatttgggttaatcttttatgatagtaaataataacttataattatgcttattatttatatGATAGGTTGAAGATTTGCCGGGGAAGGTATACGACGGTAGAAAGGTTGGTTTGAGGCCCTCATTGGATCCATTAGGAAAAGCCTTCGCCTGGAGTTGCTATTTTAAATACAGATAGCACTATTAAGGTGGGCTTTGGGCGTTGCTTCAACTGAGGGCCTTATAGGGATGATTCCGATAGCTTGGTCGACAGATTTAGTTTTATAATCGACAAGACGATTAGCTTGCAAGTTGAGCTTTGAGGTGTCTGCGAAGGTCTCCAAATGCTAAGAGGCTGCAGATTCAACAGATGATCGTGGAAGTGGATGCTCTGCTGGTGGTTCATCTTCTCCAACGTCCATACATGCACACTCGCCATTTTAGTGATCTTCTCCACGATTATTGGAAGCTTATTGAGGAAGGCTGGGTCACTACGGTTAATCATAGGCATCGTGAGGCCAAATtacgaaaatatttttttataattaaaataagttgagggtactttagtcttttactttaacaaaaattaataaaaacattttaatatttttttatacatttttataatttttaccttcatcagttgtatatattaataatattaattaaattgatttcaCAAGATAAGTTGACAGCAACTCTAGATTGATGAAAACACCGTGATAAATAATTGTACTCATTTAATCTATGTGtttaaatttaatctattttttcattttaatatcatacatatttcaattgttattattaattagttttaaaccatacattttattatttattatatgtcatTTTCAAATACACATTTACATTATAAATACGTGGTTCCCACGCGTGTAgacatataataaatttttttatttttaatattatattattctttaaatattttatttttacttcttATCTACCCATTTATTCTCTTTGTTgatatattctctttcttttaagtaaatatataattttttaaaaaaacatcaaCATTCGAATCTAAAGATTAATTATATATGAgagttttttgtaattttattttagtatctGAGTTTATCTTGTTTATAAATtcttaaattgtttattatttttcaaaaaaaattgaaatatgatatgtattcttttaaatttataatatttctatattcaaattcatttaaatattaaaatattttaacagtAAATTCTAAGaattacttttaaaattcacaatattttagcaaaacctaaaattaatcaaatctaAAATTCTCTAAAAATGTGCATAAAAAATCGGTGAATATATCTAAGAAGTCCCTCTATTATAGGGACTTGATCAAATTAATTCCTCTACTATTACTattaaagagaataaaaaaagaccaaattgaaatagagttaacatttactaatttttaaaaaattatttactgtttaatagagttaatatttttaaagttaatattttgtttagaattgaattgcaattgaaaacataaatttcaagatattttttatatagtaaatattaGATCTATTATAATTTGGATTTGTTTGATTCTCTTAATAGTATAGGGGTTAAATCGACCCATTTATTAATAGAAGGACTAATTTGATATAATCCTTATAAGACAAGGACTTCCTAGGTACTTTTCTCTCTCAGAATTCGAACAAAACGACAAAAAGTTGGGGAATATCACTGTTATTCTATCaaagcctaagggcaaaagaagaagaagaaaaaaagtcaGAATTTTAACCAATAAGAAAAAACTCTCGCTCGCTCGTTCGCTTGTTCCTCCGATTGGATTCTCCGTCAAAAGAAAACCTAAGGCAGGCAGTTCCGATCGAATCAGGTAGCCTTACacttaatatttttcatttttagcaGTTTTGATTtagttgatttttatttttatattttttatttggtttttagttaagaaaaaggaaaaaaaatggatGGATCGGGAGGAAGAGGAGCGGATAATGTATTATCGAATTACAAGCTTGGAAAAACGCTTGGAATTGGGTCGTTTGGAAAGGTTAAAATTGCTGAACATTCTTCGACTGGTTATAAAGTTGCTATTAAGATTCTTAATCGGAGAAAGATTAAGAATATGGAGATGGAGGAAAAAGGTactttttttgaaacaaatttgaaatatttttttaatttttttagaattgaattttatgttttattttagttGTTGAAGTAAGAAAAAAGTTTGAGCATTAATGATATAGTAATTTATTAGAATAACAATATTCGTGACCTTAATGCTTTGTTTGGTAAAGTTGAAAGAAATTTGGAAAGATGAAAAGTTGGAGGggagaaaatagaaagaaaaaaaatatttttgctgTGCTACGACAGATAGAAGAATGAGAAGAacaaataatttgaaatgaatttttttttgcccGAAAGGTGATTCgaaatgaattatttttgtaCATTAAGATTTGAAATACTTCTCCACTCTCCTCTCTTTTCACTATTTCACTCAACCAAGAACAATTTTAATTTACTGATTATAAATTAGATTTCTCATATTAATTTTTGAATGGTTTTCTTAAGTTTGTTATTTTGAAGGATTTGATTTCTTAGGTTCTGTTTGATTATTGTTTTTGCTACATGTTATCTTGCTATCGGAAAAGGTAatcaattaaaacattataaactgTCTTGGTTCTGACGATTCGTTACTTTGAATGATCAAATCTCTTGGTGCTTTATTTCTGTTAAAATGGGAATAATTCCTTAATACAAAAAGAGGACTTTTGGTAGCTTTCTTGAATCTTAATCGTGTTTTGCTTTCATGAGTCTTGCATGTTGTAGTCAAATTTTATAGAATTATTGAAACAGAAAGGCTTAATATTTGGTGCAGTTAGAAGGGAGATTAAGATTTTGAGATTGTTTATGCACCCTCACATCATACGACTGTACGAGGTCATAGAGACAGCGACGGATATCTTTGTGGTTATGGAATATGTGAAGTCCGGAGAACTCTTTGATTATATTGTGGAGAAAGGAAGGTTGCAAGAGGACGAGGCTCGCAACTTTTTTCAGCAGGTCTGGTTGGAagttcttatttattactattattgactttctttttcttcttagaAATTACAAGTATGAAATCTTTGGAAGCAGATAATTTCTGGGGTGGAGTACTGCCACAGAAATATGGTGGTTCATCGAGACCTTAAGCCTGAAAATTTGCTTCTGGATTCCAAATGCAATGTGAAGATTGCTGATTTTGGCTTGAGCAACATAATGAGAGATGGCCATTTTCTGAAGACAAGCTGTGGTAGCCCAAACTATGCTGCCCCAGAGGTAGGAGTTtgtgacttaaattaattctGGATTTCTTACATTTATGGTCATGAAATGGGGGatggttttggttttattttatttaatagaaatttgTATCATGTCATGATGTCGTTTTCTAATGCTTAAGGATCTCCATTGTTATAGGTTATTTCTGGGAAACTGTATGCTGGACCTGAAGTAGATGTATGGAGCTGTGGTGTTATATTGTATGCTCTTCTTTGTGGCACCCTTCCTTTTGATGATGAAAACATTCCCAATCTCTTTAAGAAAATAAAGGTAAGTGGCATCtagctttcattttctttttgtccAAAGATGTTTTGTAGGTCTCAAAAATAAGTATTAATATACTTATGTTCATCTAATCTTTACTTTGTTGTTTCTCTATCCTGTCAATAGTTTCGAATCAGATTTTTGCTTTTAATCCTGTTTCTTACCTGTTAATTCTGAAAATGCTGATGCCTTGGAATTGGCGTTATTTTTCCATCAGGGAGGCATATACACTCTTCCAAGCCATTTATCTCCTGGTGCTAGAGACTTGATTCCTCGTATGCTTGTAGTTGATCCAATGAAAAGAATGACCATTCCTGAGATCCGTCAGCACCCATGGTTTCAAGCACATCTTCCTAGATATTTAGCTGTTCCCCCACCGGATACAATGCAACAAGCAAGAAAGGTTGTTGATTTCCTTTTTCTCCTGAGTTCAAGTGTTCAAATTTAGTTGTAAATATGCTTATCTACTGCTATATTGACCCTGAAAGGCATTGGCAAGATGTGAAAACTAAAAAGTGACCATTATGGTTGAATAAATATACCAAGAGTTCACTTCATTGTAGAATTCTGAAATATTGCCAGCGTTTAGATGTAGCTTTACTACATTGGAATGCTGAATACTATAGTTTGTGTCTCtgggaaaaaattttaaacactTGTGCCTTCAATTTTAAAGTAAGATACTTTGTAATTATACGGTTCTTTCTTGTTATTGGACTCTTGGAAATAAAGTTACTTCAATAAGCTATTCCCCTACTATTTTCAACCCCATAAGTGACACACACGTTGCCTAAATGCTTTCTGGATCATATAATGAGATTTAGCTTGCAATTTGGTAGTGCTGAGAACTTTTAAATTCTgctatattatatattttaatttcactaCTTGATACCATGAACTGTCTTCATTCTAGTTCCTGATTGAAACGTAATTACAGATTGATGAGGAGATTCTTCAGGAAGTTGTCAGAATGGGATTTGAAAGGAACCATCTGGTTGAATCTCTTCGCAATAGAATTCAGAATGAGGTTTCCACTTCTCCAACTCATTGTCTTGATGGAACTGTTGCTTACTGTTGAGTATCTTCCAGGTAACTGTTGCTTATTTCTTATCATCTTCCAGGGAACTGTTGCTTACTACTTACTATTGGACAATCGTTTCCGCGTCTCAAGTGGCTATCTTGGAGCTGAGTTTCAAGAAACTATGGTGTGTTTTCTTATTCGCACTTTTTTCTATTTATTGCTGACATTGCTTATCTAAAGCTGCCTCATGGTTATAAAATGCACTGTTGAGTGACCTATTCTTGTTGCATTGGTTGATCAACATTGTCCTTCTTCCTTTGCCGACTTTCATATAGAGTTTGAATTCTAATTCCTTCTGTTTTCTTAATCCTTATTTTAGGAATCTGGCTTCAACCGCATACATCCAAGTGAACCGACATCTCCAGCTGTTGGACACCGCCTTCTAGGATTTGCTGATTATCAAGCAATGGGTTTAAGAGGCCTTGAGAGGAAATGGGCTCTTGGACTTCAGGTTGAGTTTCTTATTCTCAAGCAGttttcccacatcaactttttgttacATTGATAGTAATTACATAGGTGACTAGACTTCAACTGATGGGCATCTTAAGGTCTTCTTTTATTTCGAATAATAACTGGCCATGGTGAAAATGGAACTATAACTGGTGGGATAAATGTGGTTGATGCCTTTACTAATTAAGAATTTAGCATGTAGCACATATGGAGGACCATTAGTGGGATTAACTCCTTTTATGCACCAATGTTTGACATTGCACTGTTTTTATCTGTACAGTCTCGAGCCCATCCTCGTGAAATTATGACTGAAGTTCTCAAAGCTCTGCAAGAACTCAATGTCTGTTGGAAGAAGATAGGGCATTACAACATGAAGTGCAGGTGGCTGCCTAGCATTCCTGGTCTTAATGAAGGCATGCTTAACAATAATCACTATTTTGGTGATGAATCAACCATTGTGGAAAATGATGGTGTTACCAAATTGCCGAATGTTGTCAAATTCGAAGTGCAGGTAATTGCTTAACTGACTATTCTGATAGAACATagaaattttatgatgaaattcgGTGTTTGGTGTTGATACTAGATGATTAATGGTGCTGCATAGTCCTCAATAAAAGTGCTAACACATTTTTGCTGCCTTGGATATCAACAGCTTTACAAAACTCGCGAGGAGAAGTATCTGCTGGATCTTCAAAGGGTTCAGGGACCTCAGTTTCTCTTCTTGGATCTTTGTGCCGCATTCCTTGCACAGCTTCGGGTCCTCTAAAATAAGCAGGCTGTATTTCTAAGGACCCTTACTCCATGAATCTCCTATGATGCATGTGAATAACAACATTCTATGTATATAACTGTTCCTTTTTCCGTCTTTTTTTTTTCGGTGACCCTCTATTTTAGATGGGTTAACTGTGGAGAGGCCAGTCCTCAAACACTAGGATTGGCCAAGGCAATATTACTATATTAGTCCTGCTTCTGACAAAGTTTGCCTTCAATTATAAGTAGGGTTTCCACAATGTTATGGAACCTAAGGGGAGTTTTTATGAATTATGATAGAATTCACCTTGGTCTTTTGGAAGGTTATATCTTCTCATTCATGTTTGAATATATATCAAACACGGGTGTTAGATATGGGTATTCAACAAGTATCAGAATTTGATGGTAAATCTGTTGTTTCTTGCCTTTGTTTTGGAATTGGGATTTCATTTTTGATTGAATGCATCTCAGATTTTAGTTTATGTTGTTTTACGGGGTTAGAATTTCAGTCTGGCAAATTGTGCAGTTTTAGttggttttttttcttcaaatttgttTAAGTTAGCCTTTATCTCGAAAAGACTAATTCTCAAGAGGAATTCTTTTAGGCATCAAAATAAAGCAA from the Gossypium hirsutum isolate 1008001.06 chromosome D09, Gossypium_hirsutum_v2.1, whole genome shotgun sequence genome contains:
- the LOC107890484 gene encoding SNF1-related protein kinase catalytic subunit alpha KIN10, encoding MDGSGGRGADNVLSNYKLGKTLGIGSFGKVKIAEHSSTGYKVAIKILNRRKIKNMEMEEKVRREIKILRLFMHPHIIRLYEVIETATDIFVVMEYVKSGELFDYIVEKGRLQEDEARNFFQQIISGVEYCHRNMVVHRDLKPENLLLDSKCNVKIADFGLSNIMRDGHFLKTSCGSPNYAAPEVISGKLYAGPEVDVWSCGVILYALLCGTLPFDDENIPNLFKKIKGGIYTLPSHLSPGARDLIPRMLVVDPMKRMTIPEIRQHPWFQAHLPRYLAVPPPDTMQQARKIDEEILQEVVRMGFERNHLVESLRNRIQNEGTVAYYLLLDNRFRVSSGYLGAEFQETMESGFNRIHPSEPTSPAVGHRLLGFADYQAMGLRGLERKWALGLQSRAHPREIMTEVLKALQELNVCWKKIGHYNMKCRWLPSIPGLNEGMLNNNHYFGDESTIVENDGVTKLPNVVKFEVQLYKTREEKYLLDLQRVQGPQFLFLDLCAAFLAQLRVL